One genomic segment of Mangifera indica cultivar Alphonso chromosome 6, CATAS_Mindica_2.1, whole genome shotgun sequence includes these proteins:
- the LOC123218048 gene encoding uncharacterized protein LOC123218048, with translation MLISSSISLQIGGVSISTQYGASVRSPSLSFPPFSQTHLKKCPTRNSSCFTTAVASIDSTQLSSSSNPLPEKEGSNKYYFVVANAKFMLDEEEHFKELMFERLRNYGERDKEQDFWLLIEPKFLDKFPNITKRLRRPAVALVSTNGPWITFMKLRLDRVLSDVYEADSLEEALASNPATLEFEKPEKWVAPYPKYEYGWWEPFLPTGAKESKV, from the exons ATGTTAATTTCAAGCAGCATAAGTTTGCAAATAGGTGGTGTTTCCATTTCCACTCAATATGGAGCGTCAGTGAGATCACCCTCATTATCTTTTCCTCCATTCTCCCAAACCCACTTGAAGAAATGCCCCACCAGAAATTCTTCTTGCTTTACTACCGCTGTGGCTTCCATTGACTCTACCCAACTCAGTTCCTCCTCCAATCCTCTTCCCGAAAAG GAGGGAAGCAACAAGTATTATTTTGTTGTTGCGAATGCCAAGTTCATGCTGGATGAAGAGGAGCACTTCAAGGAGCTTATGTTTGAGAGGCTTCGTAATTATGGTGAACGTGATAAGGAGCAGGATTTTTGGCTCTTGATTGAGCCCAAATTCTTGGATAAATTCCCCAACATTACTAAAAGACTACGCAGACCTGCTGTCGCTTTGGTTTCAACTAATGGCCCTTGGATTAC GTTTATGAAATTGAGATTGGACCGTGTTTTATCAGACGTATATGAAGCTGACAGTCTAGAAGAAGCTCTAGCCTCTAATCCTGCTACTTTAGAGTTTGAGAAGCCAGAAAAATGGGTAGCACCTTATCCAAAGTATGAATATGGATGGTGGGAGCCCTTCTTGCCCACTGGAGCAAAAGAGTCAAAAGTATAA
- the LOC123218047 gene encoding reticulon-like protein B6, protein MDDHRHNPPDLDSDFASDNPHKPRDFLHSLGQKRRLFGRQKSVHHVLGGGNSADILLWRKKQVAIGILAGGTVIWLLFECMGYHLITFICHSFILALSALFLCSNLAVFSGLSPLKFPEVNIREDALVKVALLLRNEFNRAYTNFQELASNQDIKTFLSATGILWILSVVGSWFNFLTLLYLIFVMVLTLPMLYEKHEDQVDTFAEKAIAELKKQYAILDEKYLHKLPILSGQNHHRS, encoded by the exons ATGGATGACCATCGTCATAATCCTCCTGATCTCGATTCTGATTTTGCATCGGACAATCCTCATAAACCCAGAGATTTTTTGCATTCTCTCGGACAGAAGCGTCGCTTGTTTGGTCGCCAGAAGTCTGTTCATCATGTCCTCGGTGGTGGAAATT CTGCTGACATTTTACTGTGGAGAAAGAAGCAAGTGGCAATAGGCATATTGGCTGGAGGGACAGTGATATGGCTTCTGTTCGAGTGTATGGGCTATCATTTGATAACTTTTATTTGCCATTCTTTTATTCTCGCTTTGTCAGCATTGTTTCTATGCTCCAATTTAGCTGTTTTCAGTGGCCT GTCTCCTCTAAAATTCCCAGAGGTTAATATACGAGAAGATGCGTTGGTGAAGGTTGCTCTGTTGCTGAGGAATGAATTTAACAGAGCATAtacaaattttcaagaattggCTTCCAACCAGGACATAAAGACATTTCTCTCG GCTACGGGGATTTTGTGGATTCTCTCAGTTGTGGGCAGTTGGTTCAATTTTTTGACCCTCTTATACTTAA tatttgtGATGGTGCTGACGCTGCCAATGCTGTATGAGAAGCATGAGGATCAAGTGGACACTTTTGCAGAGAAAGCTATAGCTGAATTGAAGAAGCAATATGCAATTTTAGATGAAAAGTATCTTCATAAACTCCCAATTCTGTCAGGCCAAAATCACCATCGATCATAA